The genomic window AAAATGAAATATAGCTAATTTATGTTTCGTAGTAAGGACTTTAGTCCTTAGAAAAATCAGGACTAAAGTCCTTACTACAAACTTGATGACCTACTAGACGGTAGAGATTTTTATGCAGTCCTGAGAAAAGCCTTCGCGCCAGCATTCCCGTAGGGTAGAAACTGGAATTTAACTGAGAATTAAGTCAACAATTCAAGGTGTGTTACGCCGCATAACGCACCCTATCGACCATTTACATTTCTTCATATACATTTAATTTTTCTCATCGACTTACTTATCTTATTCTCAAGATATCCCTAATATGTCACTATTAGGAATTAAATAAATCGATTATTTGATTCTATCAATAACCATTTTTGGAACATATTATTAAGGATTTCTTGATATTTTTCATTTGTTAATTCAGCAGGTAAAAATTCTTCTACTATCAAAAGGTGATAACCGTATTCAGTCTTTAAAGGGCCGATTAACTGTTGAGGCTGAGTCCTAAATACAACAGCAGCTATATCTTTTGGTAGGTTATAGCGATATAGATTACCTTCGTAACCACACTTTTGTTTACGTAAAATATCTACATCATAAAGATGTGCAGCTTCATAAAAACTAATTTCTCTATCTTCAATTTGATAATAAATCTCTTGAGCAAGCTTTTCAGAGTCTACAATAATTTGATAGAGAATAACTTGCTCAAACTCTAGTTTATTTTGGTTAAAAAAAGCTTCTACTTCTTCCGCAAATAATATATTAGCTAATTTTTGGGACAACAGGCGATCGCAAATTCCCATTTCCCAATCATCAGTCGTCACCAACTCATCCTGTAACCACGCCATTGTATCGGCGGCTTTCTCTAAATGCTTCTCACGACGTTGGCGGTTAGCCTCAGCTTCAATTTCTGCTACTGTCACTATAATCCCACGTTCCTCAGCAACTTGCCAAATCACCTTGTTAAACAAAATTTTTTGATGAAATTCCTTTAAATTCATCTCTTTTTTGAGAGCGTTAACAACTTCCTCTGGTGTAATCAATACTTGCTTTGGTTCGTTCATTTTTTCGTCTTTCTAGAAAACTCAATAATATACCCATTTTTTAGTAAATAAAAAAGCAGGAAGCATTCATATTTTTTAGCTTCCTGCATTTGTAAGATTTGTTGTATAAGTTACAAGTTTATCAATTGGAGGTAATCCCATCTGAGATGACGAAGATTACAGATTTTGAAACAAAAGTGTAAGAACTAGCGGTTCTACTATCCATGACAAAAATTAAACGATTACTATGTCTCTTCTGACTTTTACTGGTAGTTCTAGGAATAGAGTATGCTGATGCACAAAATAACCAGTAACAGTTCGGAAATTCATCTACATTTCCTCCACCATTCGGAAACTCGATAGGGAGCATTCAATGTGAAAATTGGAGAGGGCCAGCACTTCAATTTTCTTCTGCTCAAACTTCCTCAGAAAAAGAACTACTAGTAGCAATAGTTAATTTGTCATGTTTGCTTTAAAAACTAATTACTTCAGCAACAGTAATCAGTTAGGTATATCTCATAGTCAGTTAATTAGTGATTAGACCCTTGAGAATGAGCTTGTCGGCTAATTACCTGATTTGAGTCGTTACCTTTAATGTATAAGATTTTATGGTTGAATATTTGCCACTTTGGCATAATTTAGTCATAAATTCAGCAAATGCTGACATTTAATGTAATATATTCAAGTTTTGTAGTGAGTATTTTAGTGCTTAGAAGTTTGAACCTCGCATGACTAAAAGTCACGCGATTCCTGCTTCAACGATCTCTGCCTGAAGTAATTCAGGACTTACGAGTTCTCCACAGGCGTTTTTTATAACCTCCAGTGTACCAACGGCGGTTAGTAATCTCAAACCCTCACTTAATATATTAAGTGCTGCGTTTTTATCCCTCAAATTGTAACTACTACAACTAGGACAAGACCATTCACGCAGCTTTAAATCCTTGACTAGTGGATTGATAGAACCACAACAGTTGCAAGTCTGAGATGAGGGATAAAACGTACCAACTTTTTGTACAATTCTGTCATGCCACAAAGCTTTGTATTCAAGCATAGTAACAAATTTAGACCAACTAGCGTCTGAAATACTCAAAGCTAATTTATGGTTCTTCACCATGTTGGCAACTCGCAAATCTTCTATACAGATGATACTGTTTTCTTTGATTAAACGAGTTGACAGTTTGTGCAAAAAGTCATCTCTCAGATTCGTAATGCGTTCATAGGTACGAGCCAGCTTGTTTTTCGCTTTGACTCTATTGTTACTACCTTTTACACTACGGGATAGTTTTTTATTTGCTTTACGTAATTTCCTTTTTTGAGTTCGGTAGTATTTGGGATTATTTACAACCTCGCCATTGCTTGTAACAAGGTAAGATTTAATCCCCAGGTCTAAACCAATATTTTGAGCAACTTGAGGATACTTTTCTACCTCTGTCTCACACAAAATGCTAGCAATATATTTACCTGACGAGATGCGAGTTACAGTAACGTTTACAAGTTTTCCAGTAATTTCCTGAGATTTATGGAACTTTACCCTTAAACGCTTTCTGCATTTTGGTTTTCTATGTATTTTTTGACTTGTGCTTCTGTATTTTCTGAAACAGTGCTTACAAAATAACTAGGATTCCAAAGATGACCTCCCCATAACTTTTTCTTGAGTTGAGGAAACTTTAAAAATAATTTCCTGGCTGATATTCCCTTTAACATTTTGACGATATTGGGGATAGTGTGCTGAGGTGTTGCAGAGACTAAAACGTGAACATGATCTTCTAGTACTTCAAGACTCTCAACCTTAAACTTGTAGAGAATTGCCGTCTCTACTAGAACCTCTTTCAGAAAATCGGCTATTTCATCTTTCAGTACATTGTGCCTATATTTGACACACCATACAATATGGTACTCGATTGCATAAACATAACCCCTGCCGTGCTTTATTTCCATGCCCTATCTTACCATGTGCATGACCATGTGTAAAACTAAATATGGAAATATGGAGTGCCTAACTCATGACTAGAAGCTCGCACAAGAGTGCGGCTTGAAGAAATCAAAACTAAAATACTCACTACGAACTTGCTTACCCATGATAAAAGCTGGAGAGTCTAATTATTAATTAGATTGAGTTCGCTAGCTGTTAGGGACGGCGAGTCAAATTGTATAGGTTGAGAATCGTGAATTTTCTGAGCAAACCACGAATCTATATGACCACCGCGAATTTCTGTTTTTTGCTTACCTACTACCTCAAAGTAACCAAGGTCTTTGATTTTACTTAAACAACTAGAAGAAGTATGAGCTTCAGATGACTTACCTATTGTGGCATTGCTTGGATGTGATTGTTGCGTTCTGCTAGCTTCGGAGTTTTCTTTGAGTAGTCGATTATAAGTCCGGTAGGGAATGTAATGTAAGGGATTGTAACCAACAATGCGTAGCATTAAAACACAAGCCCAAGAATATTTACCAGCTAGAATTGCTTCGACTACTTTGTCAAATTGCTGAGGATTAACTGCTTTGTTAACGTTGGTCATACCTGTCATATGTTGATTCATAGTAGTTGTTGTTTAGAAAAATACTAGCAACCGCAAGGTGGGAGTCAAATTTATTTTGAGTAACAGACAAAGGTCTTAGTTTAGCTCTCGGTAGATGCAGCTTTTTGGTAACTGTGTAAATTCACATTTTTTACCCCGATAGATTTATTTTACGATATTTATTTATTGGGCGAATATAAAGCATCAGTGCTATTCAGTGTTTTTTAGTATGTAGCATAAAACTTCTTTATCCATACTAACTATATCAAGGGTGCTATTCGTATTTATACTATCTTTCTTCATGGATGTCATCTATGGATCTGGCATTTTAATCATTAAATTTACGGAATATTTTCAATGTCCATTTTTTTGCTGTACTGTTTTTCATATTCACAATTTTGAACTAAGTTATGAGGGGTCTAACCCCTCACCTACTCTACATTTGAGACGTTGAACTCACTAAGAAAATTTACCACTAAATAGAGTTATAAGCAATAATTAAAAATCAGAATTATTACTGAATAAAAGCTAAATAAATATTTTTTGGGTGAGGGGTGAAACCCTGTTTACACATTCTGTATCATGTGTAGCTATAGTTTGGACACCGAGAGCTTAATTGATGAAGGTTACAGCAATTCTAGATTTAAAGAGGTTAGGAAATCAATGTCTGATAGATTCCTGAACATCCAGTATGTAATCATTTGTTAAAAACGTAGCTTTATGCTATGCAATCCTATTTAACTGATGAGAACTCCCCGACTTAAGAACCCCAGTTTCTCTATAAACCGGAGTTCTTCGCTCCCATGAATAATCTAGGATTGCTATAGATTGGGATTAATATGTAACTGTTGCCACAAAAATAAAATAAAAATAAAAATAAATTTTAATGGTTTCAGTGCATCAATGTGAGCGCAGTATTAGCGTAAAAAATATTGTTCAGTTTATCCAAAAAACTTCTCGTAAATATGTTAAGTGCGAATTGAGTGGTGAGTGCTGTTAGCGGAGCGGGGCGTTTAGCCCGTGCTGTTAGCGGAGCGGGGCGTTTAGCCGGTGGTGAGAAAATTAGACCTCTTGCAAAAGTCCGAAAATGAGATGTGTCATTCTGAATGAAATGTATAATCTTTGAGATGTTTCGCTGCGCTCAACATGACACCTTAAGCATTTATGCAAGAGGTCTATTCTACCCAGTCCCCAATCCCCAGTCCCCAAGTCCCCAATCCCTACTTCATAGCTAACTGCTGATAAATACCTGGAATTGTGAGCAATTCTTGGTGTGTGCCTTGTTCAACAATCATGCCTCTATCTAAAACTAAGATGTAGTCAGC from Nostoc sp. UHCC 0870 includes these protein-coding regions:
- a CDS encoding peptidylprolyl isomerase; protein product: MNEPKQVLITPEEVVNALKKEMNLKEFHQKILFNKVIWQVAEERGIIVTVAEIEAEANRQRREKHLEKAADTMAWLQDELVTTDDWEMGICDRLLSQKLANILFAEEVEAFFNQNKLEFEQVILYQIIVDSEKLAQEIYYQIEDREISFYEAAHLYDVDILRKQKCGYEGNLYRYNLPKDIAAVVFRTQPQQLIGPLKTEYGYHLLIVEEFLPAELTNEKYQEILNNMFQKWLLIESNNRFI
- a CDS encoding transposase, which produces MHRKPKCRKRLRVKFHKSQEITGKLVNVTVTRISSGKYIASILCETEVEKYPQVAQNIGLDLGIKSYLVTSNGEVVNNPKYYRTQKRKLRKANKKLSRSVKGSNNRVKAKNKLARTYERITNLRDDFLHKLSTRLIKENSIICIEDLRVANMVKNHKLALSISDASWSKFVTMLEYKALWHDRIVQKVGTFYPSSQTCNCCGSINPLVKDLKLREWSCPSCSSYNLRDKNAALNILSEGLRLLTAVGTLEVIKNACGELVSPELLQAEIVEAGIA
- the tnpA gene encoding IS200/IS605 family transposase, with amino-acid sequence MEIKHGRGYVYAIEYHIVWCVKYRHNVLKDEIADFLKEVLVETAILYKFKVESLEVLEDHVHVLVSATPQHTIPNIVKMLKGISARKLFLKFPQLKKKLWGGHLWNPSYFVSTVSENTEAQVKKYIENQNAESV
- a CDS encoding HetP family heterocyst commitment protein → MNQHMTGMTNVNKAVNPQQFDKVVEAILAGKYSWACVLMLRIVGYNPLHYIPYRTYNRLLKENSEASRTQQSHPSNATIGKSSEAHTSSSCLSKIKDLGYFEVVGKQKTEIRGGHIDSWFAQKIHDSQPIQFDSPSLTASELNLINN